The Leptospira andrefontaineae genome has a segment encoding these proteins:
- the speE gene encoding polyamine aminopropyltransferase, which yields MELWLDETLELPNGRALKIRVKEFLHSRKTPFQKIDVFESQSFGRMFTLDGVVMMTEADEFAYHEMIAHVPMMSHPNPEKVLVIGGGDGGTVREILKHPSVKEVHLCEIDKGVVDVCYEYFPEIANAMKDPRVVHAYEDGAKYVQDYKEYFDVICVDSSDPVGPAEVLFKRPFYETMAASLKQGGICTSQAESFYYHGKIIKELFQFIPQVFDHCGYYFTVVPTYPSGIIGFTYCSKGPDPYKVQPDPNRVPKGLKYYSAEIHKAAFTLPPFAQEYIVRK from the coding sequence TTGGAACTTTGGCTGGACGAGACCCTCGAGTTACCTAACGGAAGGGCTCTCAAGATTAGAGTGAAGGAGTTCTTACATTCTCGTAAGACTCCTTTCCAAAAAATAGACGTATTCGAATCTCAAAGTTTCGGCAGAATGTTCACTCTGGACGGAGTGGTCATGATGACCGAGGCGGACGAGTTCGCGTATCATGAAATGATCGCTCACGTTCCTATGATGAGCCATCCGAATCCTGAAAAGGTTTTAGTGATTGGTGGTGGGGACGGAGGAACCGTTCGTGAGATCCTAAAACACCCTTCCGTAAAAGAAGTACATCTTTGCGAGATAGACAAGGGAGTTGTAGACGTTTGTTACGAGTATTTCCCTGAGATCGCAAATGCGATGAAAGACCCAAGAGTGGTTCACGCATACGAAGACGGCGCAAAATACGTTCAGGATTATAAAGAATATTTCGACGTGATCTGCGTGGACTCTTCTGATCCTGTAGGCCCTGCAGAAGTTTTATTCAAAAGACCTTTCTATGAGACAATGGCTGCTTCCTTGAAACAAGGCGGTATCTGTACAAGTCAGGCGGAAAGTTTTTACTATCACGGAAAGATAATTAAGGAATTATTCCAATTCATTCCTCAGGTGTTCGATCATTGCGGGTATTACTTCACAGTGGTTCCAACTTATCCTTCTGGAATTATAGGATTCACTTACTGCTCTAAAGGACCAGATCCTTATAAGGTTCAACCGGATCCGAACCGTGTTCCTAAAGGATTAAAATATTACTCTGCCGAGATCCATAAGGCTGCGTTTACTCTTCCTCCTTTTGCGCAAGAGTACATCGTAAGAAAATAA
- a CDS encoding HAMP domain-containing protein, translated as MDIFQFSYHSIGYISGTIFTVFLIASLLKLKSKTKHAWILISYLLFVLFLNFGFLIRTSLFLPSLSKPACFLIALYTSFSNLVLLYFIYSFFGIESKKESKISLFIIFSAGMFGFLFYVLKNINSEVSYNFSIQMFEFQEPESTAPMGSIHFLTFIWVLIVILRQYIKIRKELKHESDAGLRLEKGRTVRMSRNFGLAILLHALFSLTYTFYGWGYLSFSNFQLILTSVTSLQLFLYTVLYLNYFPEPSSFMIKIVGASLATVLILLCVVARISFVLIERHYDEARKKEIENLRENLKLGRGHILPKDVLYLISSSDQSNTSRSDSSDGNDIGSISKRMYRTLSLPENKPVYIIWYTFNSEGRIYEIGYPYESYSKMIHSIVSVIALILLSSSIFLILALPYLIHKGLRDLQTYRSIL; from the coding sequence ATGGACATCTTCCAGTTCTCTTACCATTCCATCGGTTATATTTCAGGGACTATTTTCACAGTCTTCTTAATTGCTTCTTTGCTCAAATTAAAAAGCAAAACGAAACATGCTTGGATCCTAATATCTTATTTGCTGTTTGTCTTATTTTTGAATTTCGGGTTTTTGATCAGGACTTCGCTATTTCTACCTTCTCTATCTAAACCAGCTTGCTTCCTGATCGCGTTATATACTTCCTTTTCCAACCTAGTACTTTTGTATTTTATATATTCATTTTTTGGAATAGAGAGCAAAAAAGAATCTAAGATCTCCTTATTTATCATATTCTCCGCGGGAATGTTCGGGTTTTTATTCTACGTATTGAAGAATATCAACTCTGAGGTTTCTTATAATTTCAGTATACAGATGTTCGAATTTCAGGAACCGGAATCCACGGCACCTATGGGTTCCATCCATTTTTTGACTTTTATTTGGGTCTTGATCGTGATCCTAAGACAGTATATTAAAATCAGAAAGGAACTTAAACACGAGTCCGATGCGGGCTTAAGACTTGAGAAGGGAAGAACCGTAAGGATGTCTCGAAATTTCGGGTTAGCAATCTTACTTCATGCTTTATTTTCCCTTACTTATACTTTTTATGGATGGGGTTATCTTTCTTTTTCTAATTTTCAGCTCATACTAACTTCCGTCACAAGCTTACAACTTTTTTTATATACAGTTCTGTATTTGAATTATTTTCCGGAACCTTCTTCTTTTATGATCAAAATTGTCGGTGCTTCTTTAGCGACAGTCCTGATCTTATTATGTGTGGTAGCAAGGATCAGTTTTGTACTGATCGAAAGGCATTATGACGAGGCAAGAAAGAAAGAAATAGAGAATCTAAGGGAAAATCTAAAATTGGGCAGAGGCCATATTCTTCCGAAAGACGTATTGTATTTGATCTCCAGTTCGGATCAAAGCAATACTTCTCGTTCCGATTCTTCGGATGGAAACGATATAGGATCGATCTCAAAAAGAATGTATAGAACACTTTCTCTTCCTGAGAATAAACCGGTATATATTATCTGGTACACTTTCAATTCGGAAGGAAGGATCTACGAAATAGGTTATCCTTACGAATCCTACAGCAAGATGATCCATTCGATTGTTTCCGTGATTGCTTTGATCTTACTATCTTCTTCTATCTTTTTGATTCTTGCACTTCCCTATTTGATCCATAAAGGATTAAGAGATTTGCAAACATATCGAAGTATTTTATAA
- a CDS encoding NAD(P)/FAD-dependent oxidoreductase: protein MKKNSPLKKKSPKTSNRKKEKLAIVGSGIAGMGCSYFLRDHYDITVFEKANYVGGHTNTVFVPEEDKKIPIDTGFIVFNHVTYPNLKRFFEELNVPTKKTSMSFSVQHVPDNLEFCGSGLNGLFAQRKNIFNLRFLRLLLNINRFNDESPKILQDPKYREYSLHRYIKEEGYHPDLLTYYLVPMSSAVWSTPEDLMLEFPAYSLVRFFLNHGFLGLNTQHQWYTVDGGSIEYVKRLLSSDRDRFHTSSPVLGVETTPTGKAKLIFKGKKSQIFDKVILACHADSSLSILKKPTSLQKELLSQFSYQENIATLHTDDSVMPNTRSTWSSWNYRMDRIQGKIKPHTIYWMNCLQGVSKKKDYFLSIGDPGLVDPKKILKRINYEHPLFHVGSLKAQGKLSELNRKGPIYFCGSYFRYGFHEDAFWSAKELSETLLGKKVWD from the coding sequence TTGAAAAAGAATTCTCCCCTCAAGAAGAAGTCCCCAAAGACCTCTAACCGAAAAAAGGAAAAACTTGCAATCGTAGGTTCCGGCATTGCAGGAATGGGCTGCTCTTATTTCCTAAGAGATCACTATGATATTACCGTTTTTGAAAAAGCAAACTATGTTGGAGGTCATACAAACACGGTATTCGTACCAGAAGAAGATAAGAAGATCCCTATCGATACTGGATTTATAGTATTCAATCATGTAACTTATCCTAACTTAAAACGTTTTTTTGAAGAATTGAATGTGCCCACAAAGAAGACCAGCATGTCATTTAGTGTACAACATGTCCCTGATAATCTGGAATTTTGCGGTTCGGGATTGAATGGTCTATTTGCCCAAAGAAAGAATATATTCAATCTCCGTTTTTTACGTTTGCTCTTGAATATCAATCGATTCAACGACGAGTCTCCTAAGATATTGCAAGATCCTAAATATAGAGAATATTCTTTGCATAGATATATAAAAGAAGAGGGGTATCATCCCGATCTTTTGACATACTATCTTGTGCCGATGAGTTCTGCAGTTTGGTCTACACCGGAAGATCTGATGTTGGAGTTCCCCGCTTATTCTTTAGTTCGATTCTTCTTAAATCACGGATTTCTAGGACTGAACACTCAGCACCAATGGTATACAGTAGATGGTGGCTCTATTGAATATGTAAAAAGACTACTTTCATCTGATCGGGATCGTTTTCACACAAGTTCACCGGTATTAGGTGTGGAAACTACTCCAACTGGAAAAGCCAAACTTATATTTAAGGGGAAGAAGTCCCAAATATTCGATAAGGTCATACTTGCCTGCCATGCAGACAGTTCTTTATCAATCTTGAAAAAGCCGACATCTTTACAGAAAGAATTATTATCTCAGTTTTCTTATCAGGAGAATATTGCAACCTTACATACTGATGATTCTGTAATGCCAAATACAAGATCTACTTGGTCTTCTTGGAATTATAGAATGGATCGGATCCAAGGCAAGATCAAACCCCATACGATTTATTGGATGAACTGTTTGCAGGGAGTGTCAAAGAAGAAGGATTATTTTCTATCTATAGGAGATCCTGGGCTTGTGGATCCTAAAAAGATCTTGAAAAGGATTAATTACGAACATCCTCTTTTTCACGTCGGTTCTTTAAAAGCACAAGGAAAATTATCCGAACTGAATCGAAAGGGACCTATCTATTTTTGCGGTAGTTATTTCAGATATGGATTCCATGAGGATGCTTTCTGGTCAGCTAAAGAATTATCGGAGACCTTACTCGGAAAAAAGGTATGGGACTAA
- the pyrF gene encoding orotidine-5'-phosphate decarboxylase — protein sequence MDFYSKFVKRRENLNSLLCVGIDPDVSKLPPSLEKFPDKLYVFSKEIVDATAEYAVAYKPNIAFFEAFGSKGIEQFEKLISHIKTNHPEIPIVADAKRGDLDNTARQYAKFFFKELGVDSLTLSPYMGSDTIKPFIEDDSKMVFLLCLTSNPDSAELQQKTFSETGRTLYREVAALSEKFPAKNVGLVVGATHPKELLEIRKAHPDRIFLIPGYGAQGASLEEVISVCGKNSLINSSRSIIFSSSRADFAEAAGKAAASISEQMRKLLA from the coding sequence ATGGATTTTTATTCCAAATTCGTAAAAAGAAGGGAGAACTTAAACTCCCTTCTTTGCGTTGGAATCGATCCTGATGTTTCTAAACTTCCTCCTTCCTTAGAAAAATTCCCAGACAAACTATACGTATTCTCCAAAGAGATCGTGGATGCTACTGCGGAATATGCAGTAGCGTACAAACCGAATATCGCATTCTTCGAGGCATTCGGTTCCAAAGGGATTGAACAGTTCGAAAAACTGATCTCTCATATCAAAACAAATCATCCTGAGATCCCAATCGTTGCTGATGCAAAAAGGGGAGACTTAGATAATACTGCAAGACAGTACGCTAAATTTTTCTTTAAGGAACTCGGTGTAGATTCTCTCACTCTTTCCCCATACATGGGATCGGATACGATCAAACCGTTTATAGAAGACGACTCTAAGATGGTGTTTTTACTCTGTTTGACTTCCAACCCGGATTCTGCCGAACTCCAACAAAAAACATTCTCCGAAACTGGTAGGACGCTTTACAGAGAAGTTGCAGCTTTGAGCGAAAAATTCCCAGCTAAGAATGTGGGTCTTGTTGTAGGAGCCACTCATCCAAAAGAATTATTAGAAATTCGTAAAGCTCATCCGGATCGTATCTTTTTGATCCCAGGTTATGGGGCTCAAGGTGCTTCTCTAGAAGAAGTGATCTCTGTCTGCGGAAAAAATTCCCTGATCAATTCTTCTAGAAGTATCATTTTCTCTTCTTCCAGGGCTGATTTTGCGGAAGCAGCGGGAAAAGCAGCAGCTTCTATCTCTGAACAGATGAGAAAGCTGCTAGCTTAA
- the alr gene encoding alanine racemase, translating to MKDRTWIELSRAAISANLKNFRALLSPKTLLTAVIKSNAYGHGLLETAELAHKAGADLFGVNSLEEAKLLRAKYPEFKILIMGEVPGLAERTSEVSDPNFWIIVSRTEEVRILTNCKPSPQIHLKVDTGMARLGFFGADLERTFSEIKSEGLRLDGIATHFASTEDVLEQKYSKEQMKSFSEAILLAEKFGFKNLVKHACASASTMLFPEAHYDLVRVGISLYGLWPSLQTRLSLHLSGKKDFNLSPVLSWKTRIVHIKTVPEDSFVGYGSTYQTSAPTRIAVVPVGYYEGLDRKLSNNGVMLVKGKRAKILGRICMNMTMLDITHIHDAEIGDVVTILGKDREEEISADDHANWTYTINYEVTTRISESVPKKIAE from the coding sequence ATGAAAGACAGAACTTGGATAGAACTTTCCAGAGCAGCGATCTCAGCGAACCTGAAAAATTTTCGCGCTCTTCTTTCCCCTAAGACCTTACTCACTGCAGTCATCAAATCAAACGCATATGGTCATGGACTTTTAGAAACTGCCGAACTTGCTCACAAGGCAGGAGCAGATCTTTTCGGGGTCAATTCCTTGGAAGAAGCAAAACTTCTCCGCGCAAAATATCCTGAGTTTAAGATCTTGATCATGGGAGAAGTTCCGGGGCTTGCAGAAAGGACCTCGGAAGTTTCAGATCCGAATTTTTGGATCATAGTTTCTCGCACGGAAGAAGTAAGAATTTTAACAAATTGTAAACCTTCTCCTCAGATCCATTTGAAGGTGGATACTGGAATGGCTCGCTTGGGTTTTTTCGGTGCGGATCTAGAAAGAACATTTTCCGAAATAAAATCAGAAGGTTTGAGATTAGATGGGATCGCTACTCATTTCGCAAGTACAGAAGATGTATTAGAGCAAAAGTATTCCAAAGAACAAATGAAGTCGTTTTCGGAAGCTATCCTTCTCGCAGAAAAATTCGGATTCAAAAATTTAGTGAAACATGCATGTGCTTCTGCGTCTACTATGTTATTTCCGGAAGCGCATTATGATCTAGTTCGTGTTGGGATCTCTCTTTACGGTCTTTGGCCGAGTTTGCAGACTAGACTTTCTTTGCACCTAAGCGGTAAAAAAGATTTTAATCTTTCTCCGGTTCTTTCTTGGAAAACAAGAATTGTTCATATCAAAACTGTTCCGGAAGATAGTTTTGTAGGTTATGGCTCTACCTACCAAACAAGTGCTCCTACAAGGATTGCAGTCGTACCAGTCGGCTATTACGAAGGATTAGACCGTAAACTTTCCAATAATGGAGTCATGCTCGTAAAAGGAAAAAGAGCAAAGATCCTAGGACGGATCTGCATGAATATGACAATGTTGGATATCACACATATCCATGATGCGGAGATCGGAGACGTGGTCACTATCTTAGGTAAAGATAGAGAAGAAGAAATCTCCGCAGATGATCATGCAAACTGGACTTATACGATTAATTACGAAGTCACCACTCGGATCAGCGAGTCGGTCCCTAAAAAAATAGCGGAATAA
- a CDS encoding DUF1365 domain-containing protein has protein sequence MGLNSKIVEARVMHDRKIPKPNRFNYGIFTFQLDLDELDIVNDRLWMFGNNKFRVFSFKDKDHLNFGKEGIKENFLEYLRQEGVKEKVEKVTLITNLRVFGYVFNPVSFYFAEDKDGNPICAVAEVGNTFGEMKLFFLGKGSFDQKGFKKKEGKFFYVSPFVSLDSEFEFYLNPPQGGRVNLRIDAFENGERVMVTTYTGKVLDLTDLNLIWMFLKYPFVTLRVIGLIHWQAFLLYLKKLPFIRKNEGLDKQRGLHLGRR, from the coding sequence ATGGGACTAAATTCCAAGATAGTCGAAGCCAGGGTCATGCATGATCGCAAGATCCCTAAACCGAATCGGTTTAATTACGGGATCTTTACATTCCAATTGGACTTGGACGAACTTGATATAGTAAACGATCGTTTATGGATGTTTGGAAATAATAAGTTTCGTGTATTTTCTTTTAAGGATAAGGATCATTTAAACTTCGGAAAAGAAGGTATAAAAGAAAATTTTTTAGAGTACTTAAGACAGGAAGGAGTCAAAGAGAAGGTAGAAAAGGTAACGCTAATCACCAACCTAAGAGTATTCGGCTATGTCTTTAATCCGGTATCATTTTATTTTGCCGAGGATAAGGACGGAAATCCAATATGTGCCGTTGCTGAGGTTGGAAATACATTTGGAGAAATGAAGTTATTCTTCCTTGGAAAAGGATCCTTCGATCAAAAAGGATTTAAAAAGAAAGAAGGGAAGTTCTTCTATGTTTCTCCATTTGTCAGTTTGGACTCAGAGTTCGAATTTTATTTAAATCCTCCCCAAGGCGGAAGGGTAAACTTAAGGATAGACGCTTTCGAAAATGGAGAAAGGGTCATGGTGACAACTTATACTGGAAAGGTTTTAGATCTAACGGATCTAAACCTAATCTGGATGTTTCTCAAATATCCTTTCGTAACTTTGAGAGTAATCGGGCTTATACATTGGCAGGCCTTTCTTCTTTACCTGAAAAAACTCCCTTTCATTCGAAAGAATGAAGGATTAGACAAACAAAGAGGATTGCACCTTGGAAGGCGATAA
- a CDS encoding 1-acyl-sn-glycerol-3-phosphate acyltransferase yields the protein MDPITEKETPKQVQPVYTTKTYSFLIRIVFKARRILFDGFEEHFPASNPNRILEAPYPSILMANHVWEGDVPALAAVYPHIHPSIKFAIPAREDILGKDFLVKEFKPKGLLKLFFLLIDKSGMIPKYLDYIGCVPIKRPFRDNARELLKKGLLRDMVDQEWGYLSDRISEGRNLFLFPEGVFNQDGYMAQVKKGVYFLRTKFKNLNFTSFTLTYDYFSSKKSELHIGYGEQFPIPENADADQVTGIVKEKLGSGYTITAGNLASYMILKFEGKAKESKEKLFSLLTSLAEKITNSHPEIYISEKFKTDALKHAFDSFLEKAKKGGFLKLEGNDIVFLEKLFQIPKDLHNLKKKNLVLYHKNQLTYHLPKLDTVWSTMGA from the coding sequence ATGGATCCGATTACAGAAAAAGAAACTCCAAAACAAGTTCAGCCTGTATACACTACCAAAACTTATAGTTTTTTGATCAGGATAGTATTCAAAGCAAGAAGAATACTATTCGATGGATTCGAAGAACATTTTCCAGCAAGTAATCCTAATAGAATTTTAGAAGCCCCCTATCCTTCCATTCTAATGGCAAACCATGTTTGGGAAGGGGATGTTCCGGCTCTTGCAGCAGTTTACCCTCATATTCATCCATCTATTAAATTCGCGATCCCTGCTAGAGAAGATATATTAGGAAAAGATTTTTTAGTGAAGGAATTCAAACCGAAAGGACTTCTCAAACTTTTTTTCTTACTCATAGATAAATCAGGAATGATCCCTAAATATTTAGATTATATCGGCTGTGTTCCTATCAAAAGACCGTTCAGGGATAATGCAAGGGAACTTCTGAAAAAAGGTCTTTTGAGAGATATGGTAGACCAAGAATGGGGTTATCTTTCCGACAGGATCTCAGAGGGAAGAAATCTTTTCTTATTTCCGGAAGGGGTTTTTAACCAAGACGGATATATGGCTCAGGTCAAAAAAGGAGTCTATTTTCTCAGAACTAAATTCAAAAATTTGAATTTTACATCCTTCACTTTGACTTATGATTATTTCTCTTCTAAAAAGTCAGAACTTCATATAGGTTATGGAGAACAATTCCCCATTCCGGAAAATGCAGACGCCGACCAAGTTACCGGAATCGTTAAAGAAAAATTAGGAAGCGGATATACGATCACCGCAGGGAATTTAGCTTCTTATATGATTTTAAAATTCGAAGGGAAAGCGAAAGAAAGTAAGGAAAAATTATTCTCACTTCTCACATCGTTAGCGGAGAAGATTACAAATTCTCATCCTGAAATTTATATTTCTGAAAAATTCAAAACGGATGCACTAAAACATGCATTCGATTCTTTTTTAGAGAAAGCCAAAAAAGGCGGGTTCCTAAAATTAGAAGGAAACGATATAGTTTTCTTGGAAAAATTGTTTCAGATCCCGAAAGATCTTCATAATTTAAAGAAGAAAAATCTGGTCTTATATCACAAAAACCAACTCACGTACCATCTTCCTAAATTGGATACGGTTTGGTCGACGATGGGCGCCTGA
- a CDS encoding S-adenosylmethionine decarboxylase: MSLKIQDQLKIVNRFSYLRNSIEIATTDKGEAFLFTKETISAGEVVAVWGGKAVHKNELAGLSGLSSPHRVHKDFYLVSPLHDDGIDSVHYIRQSADANCGFQGDITLVALRDIEAGQEITYHPAMKNPELAWARNEEAEIVRKRFNGSFPTYIQSKIESDPELKVYEPFKDGAWGLLTSIDLENCDAALIRDADAIKQYVVELCDLIEMKRFGETQVVYFGEDDRVAGYSMVQLIETSCISAHFANDTNTSYIDIFSCKGYDPKVAAEFTRKFFKGAAMRLTVTNRF; encoded by the coding sequence ATGAGCCTAAAGATCCAAGACCAACTTAAAATAGTTAATCGTTTTTCTTATCTAAGAAACAGTATCGAAATCGCTACTACCGACAAAGGCGAAGCTTTCCTTTTCACTAAGGAAACTATCTCTGCGGGAGAGGTTGTAGCAGTTTGGGGAGGAAAAGCAGTTCATAAGAATGAACTCGCAGGACTTTCCGGACTTTCTTCTCCTCATAGAGTGCATAAGGACTTCTACTTAGTTTCTCCTTTGCATGATGATGGAATTGATTCTGTTCATTATATCCGCCAATCTGCGGATGCAAACTGCGGTTTCCAAGGTGATATTACTTTGGTTGCACTTCGTGATATCGAAGCTGGCCAAGAGATTACTTATCATCCTGCGATGAAAAACCCGGAACTTGCATGGGCTCGCAATGAAGAGGCCGAGATCGTTCGCAAACGTTTCAACGGAAGTTTCCCTACTTATATCCAATCCAAGATCGAATCTGATCCTGAATTGAAAGTATACGAACCTTTCAAAGACGGAGCTTGGGGACTTCTAACCTCCATCGATCTAGAAAACTGTGATGCAGCTCTTATCCGTGATGCAGATGCAATTAAACAATACGTTGTGGAACTATGTGATTTGATCGAAATGAAACGTTTCGGTGAGACCCAAGTAGTTTACTTCGGAGAAGACGATCGTGTGGCTGGGTATTCCATGGTGCAGTTGATCGAGACTTCTTGTATCTCCGCTCACTTCGCAAACGATACCAATACTTCTTATATCGATATCTTCTCTTGTAAAGGATACGATCCTAAAGTTGCGGCTGAGTTTACTCGCAAATTTTTCAAAGGCGCTGCAATGCGTCTTACAGTAACAAACCGCTTCTAA
- the speD gene encoding adenosylmethionine decarboxylase — translation MNALGKHVIAEFYECDYETINNHELVEDIMLKAVDLSGATTVKSVFHRFSPFGVSGVVVVSESHFAIHTWPEYGYCAIDVFTCGDLIDNQAALEYLKERFGSKSISVVEMKRGLLKLGVDLPHKPVGK, via the coding sequence ATGAACGCATTGGGAAAGCACGTAATTGCAGAGTTTTATGAGTGTGATTACGAGACCATCAACAATCACGAATTGGTAGAAGATATCATGTTGAAGGCAGTCGACCTCTCCGGTGCCACCACAGTTAAATCTGTTTTTCATAGATTTAGCCCGTTTGGTGTGAGCGGTGTGGTTGTCGTGAGCGAATCCCATTTCGCCATACATACCTGGCCCGAATACGGTTATTGTGCGATCGACGTCTTCACTTGCGGAGACCTAATCGACAATCAGGCAGCTTTGGAATATCTCAAGGAACGCTTCGGCTCAAAGAGCATCTCCGTAGTGGAAATGAAGCGCGGTTTGTTGAAACTTGGCGTAGACCTACCTCACAAACCAGTTGGGAAATAA
- a CDS encoding YqaA family protein translates to MELSKLLSEFLQAYAGPGLTLISFAAATLLPFSSEAALMGAIWSGLSPGEAVFWASIGNCAACAFNYSLGYWFGKKIETRISESKTYSGWAERMSRWGYWALGFSFLPFIGDPITVLSGFFRQKFWIFALVVFSLRILRYLALAYGLG, encoded by the coding sequence TTGGAACTTTCAAAACTTTTGTCGGAATTCCTACAAGCATATGCAGGTCCCGGTTTGACACTGATCTCTTTCGCGGCCGCTACCTTGCTTCCCTTCAGTTCTGAGGCAGCACTTATGGGAGCAATCTGGTCCGGACTGTCTCCAGGTGAGGCAGTGTTTTGGGCTTCGATAGGGAACTGTGCCGCTTGTGCATTCAACTATTCATTAGGCTATTGGTTCGGGAAAAAAATAGAAACTAGGATCTCTGAATCTAAAACATATTCAGGTTGGGCAGAAAGAATGTCCAGATGGGGATACTGGGCCTTAGGCTTTTCTTTTCTACCATTTATAGGAGATCCAATCACGGTGCTTTCCGGATTTTTCAGACAGAAGTTTTGGATCTTTGCTTTGGTAGTATTTTCTCTTAGGATCTTAAGGTACCTTGCTCTTGCTTACGGGTTAGGCTGA
- a CDS encoding DUF2505 family protein produces the protein MKQYKVVQTFPVPLQDLLRAREDRYKYLDRFPELKNVELLEERKEGNKVYQKRKVKLAESLPKVLATLLSDPSLLEDSVFDISTNTHEFTIAPPGNDSIVTIKGFSVYKEISPLESERSYEVKVSSGVFLMGSVIETVIEEIHRHSLEKDKNSISEFLKKGD, from the coding sequence ATGAAACAATATAAAGTAGTACAAACTTTCCCAGTTCCCCTCCAAGATCTACTCAGAGCGAGAGAAGATAGATACAAATATTTAGATAGATTCCCGGAATTGAAAAACGTGGAATTATTGGAGGAAAGAAAAGAGGGAAACAAAGTTTACCAAAAAAGAAAGGTAAAGTTAGCCGAATCCCTGCCAAAGGTGCTTGCTACACTTCTTTCAGATCCTTCTCTTCTGGAAGATTCCGTATTTGATATCTCTACAAACACCCACGAGTTTACGATCGCTCCTCCAGGAAACGATTCAATCGTCACCATCAAAGGATTCTCCGTATACAAGGAGATCAGCCCTCTTGAATCGGAGAGAAGTTACGAAGTAAAAGTAAGCTCCGGAGTCTTCTTAATGGGTTCTGTGATCGAAACTGTGATCGAAGAGATCCACAGACATTCTTTAGAGAAGGACAAGAACTCCATCTCCGAATTCCTGAAAAAGGGAGATTGA